From Pyrenophora tritici-repentis strain M4 chromosome 1, whole genome shotgun sequence, the proteins below share one genomic window:
- a CDS encoding MARVEL multi-domain protein, whose translation MGLKFLPSSTLRGEKATLGTSLRASLSATTIARLVLRLFQFVMALTVIGMYAVDLDRARKADKYVDSKWVWAVVCGSLGAVASLVFMLPFFKAWFFFVVDAVLFLCYLVAFGIFGKMFIGEDPEGNKGIQRMKNGVWVLLTNVVLWFITAIVGAVLFWKARKARTTHTGRAGMHV comes from the coding sequence ATGGGTCTTAAATTCCTCCCGTCTAGCACCCTGCGAGGCGAAAAAGCTACCCTCGGTACCTCGCTCCGCGCCTCGCTCTCCGCAACGACAATCGCGCGCCTTGTCCTTCGCCTCTTCCAATTCGTCATGGCCCTCACCGTCATCGGCATGTACGCCGTCGACCTGGACCGCGCACGCAAGGCCGATAAGTACGTTGATAGCAAGTGGGTCTGGGCGGTCGTCTGCGGTTCGCTCGGTGCCGTAGCCTCGCTCGTCTTCATGCTCCCGTTCTTCAAGGCGTGGTTCTTCTTCGTCGTGGACGCCGTGTTGTTCCTGTGCTACCTTGTCGCGTTTGGCATCTTCGGCAAAATGTTCATTGGAGAGGATCCAGAGGGAAACAAGGGCATTCAACGCATGAAGAATGGCGTCTGGGTGCTTCTTACGAATGTTGTGCTTTGGTTCATCACAGCGATTGTCGGGGCTGTGTTGTTTTGGAAGGCGCGAAAGGCACGGACTACTCATACTGGGCGTGCGGGCATGCATGTCTAA
- a CDS encoding DamX, protein conserved in bacteria: MSAPNANTPNEGIVGQAVNSVKNAANYVSETESNKQQAKGNVPGNDSITDRASGALGAAGDKLSQEKHEGSAEANKRSI; encoded by the exons ATGTCTGCTCCCAACGCCAACACTCCCAACGAGGGCATCGTCGGCCAGGCCGTCAACTCCGTCAAGAACGCCGCCAACTACGTCTCCGAGACC GAGAGCAACAAGCAGCAGGCCAAGGGCAACGTCCCCGGCAACGACAGCATCACCGACCGTGCCTCTGGTGCTCTCGGCGCCGCTGGCGACAAGCTCTCCCAGGAGAAGCACGAGGGCTCCGCTGAGGCCAACAAGCGCTCCATCTAA
- a CDS encoding GTPase SAR1 and related small G protein, whose protein sequence is MSQREYHIVVLGSGGVGKSCLTAQFVQNVWIESYDPTIEDSYRKVLDVDGRHVILEILDTAGTEQFTAMRELYMKTGQGFLLVFSITSASSFWELAELREQIRRIKEDSNVPMVLIGNKSDLEEDRAVPRPRAFAISREWNIPYFETSARRRANVDEAFVDLCRQIIRKDQIERARMAPPDSPRPGQRSRTHGAKPKRRGHRPHCTIL, encoded by the exons ATGTCGCAACGCGAGTATCACATAGTCGTTCTCGGTTCTG GTGGAGTCGGGAAAAGCTGCCTAACAGCCCAGTTCGTGCAGAATGTATGGATAGAGAGCTACGACCCTACCATCGAAGACTCATATCGCAAAGTTCTTGATGTTGAT GGCCGCCATGTCATTCTGGAAATCCTCGACACTGCAGGGACCGAGCAGTTCA CTGCCATGAG AGAACTGTACATGAAAACTGGCCAAGGTTTTCTGTTGGTCTTCAGCATAACTTCCGCATCATCTTTCTGGGAACTCGCAGAGTTGCGCGAACAGATCCGACGAATAAAAGAAGACAGCAACGTTCCCATGGTTCTCATTGGCAACAAGTCAGACTTGGAAGAAGACCGAGCAGTACCGCGCCCCCGAGCTTTTGCCATATCCCGTGAATGGAACATTCCCTACTTCGAGACTAGTGCCCGAAGAAGAGCAAATGTCGACGAAGCCTTTGTCGACCTCTGTAGGCAAATCATCCGCAAAGATCAAATCGAACGCGCCCGCATGGCCCCACCGGATTCACCCAGACCTGGCCAAAGAAGTAGGACACATGGGGCAAAGCCCAAGCGCCGGGGTCACCGTCCGCACTGCACCATTCTTTGA